The Corvus cornix cornix isolate S_Up_H32 chromosome 12, ASM73873v5, whole genome shotgun sequence genome includes a window with the following:
- the PSMD6 gene encoding 26S proteasome non-ATPase regulatory subunit 6 yields MPLENLEEEGLPKNPDLRIAQLRFLLSLRPRAPDPAARDELMAAVRLHNMAPYYEALCKSLEWQMDTDLLSKMKKANEEELKRLDNELEDAEKILGESEIRDAMMAKAEYLCRIGDKEGALTAFRKTYDKTVALGHRLDIVFYLLRIGLFYMDNDLITRNIEKAKSLIEEGGDWDRRNRLKVYQGLYCVAIRDFKQAAELFLDTVSTFTSYELMDYKTFVTYTVYVSMIALDRPDLREKVIKGAEILEALHSLPAVRQYLFSLYECRYAAFFQSLAIVEQEMKKDWLFAPHYRYYVREMRIHAYSQLLESYRSLTLGYMAEAFGVSVEFIDQELSRFIAAGRLHCKIDKVNEIVETNRPDSKNWQYQETIKKGDLLLNRIQKLSRVINM; encoded by the exons ATGCCGCTGGAGAacctggaggaggaggggctGCCCAAGAACCCCGACCTCCGCATCGCCCAGCTCCGCTTCCTGCTCAGCCTGCGGCCCCGCGCGCCCGACCCCGCCGCGCGCGACGAGCTGATGGCGGCGGTGCGGCTGCACA ACATGGCTCCATACTATGAAGCCCTGTGCAAGTCTCTGGAGTGGCAGATGGACACGGATCTGCTgagcaaaatgaagaaagcCAATGAGGAGGAACTGAAACGTCTTGACAATGAATTAGAGGATGCGGAAAAGATCTTGGGGGAGAGCGAAATCCGGGATGCAATGATGGCCAAGGCTGAGTACCTTTGCAGGATTGGGGATAAG GAGGGAGCTCTGACTGCATTCCGCAAGACTTACGACAAAACTGTGGCCCTGGGACATCGTCTGGATATCGTGTTCTATCTGCTAAGGATTGGCTTGTTTTATATGGACAATGACCTCATCACACGGAACattgaaaaggcaaaaag TCTAATAGAAGAAGGAGGAGACTGGGACAGGAGAAACCGTCTCAAGGTGTACCAGGGCCTTTACTGTGTAGCCATTCGAGACTTTAAACAAGCAGCAGAGCTCTTCCTTGATACAGTTTCCACGTTTACATCCTATGAACTGATGGATTACAAAACCTTTGTAACATACACTGTGTATGTCAGCATGATTGCCCTGGACAGGCCTGATCTGAGGGAGAAG GTGATTAAAGGAGCAGAGATCCTGGAAGCCTTGCACAGTTTGCCAGCTGTACGGCAGTATCTCTTCTCTCTTTATGAATGTCGTTACGCAGCCTTTTTCCAGTCGCTAG ctatTGTAGAGCAAGAGATGAAGAAAGACTGGCTGTTTGCACCTCACTACCGATACTACGTGCGGGAAATGCGAATCCACGCCTACAGCCAGCTTCTCGAGTCCTACCGGTCCTTGACGTTGGGGTACATGGCAGAAGCCTTTGGAGTCAGTGTAGAATTCATAGATCA ggaGCTTTCAAGATTTATTGCAGCTGGGCGATTGCACTGCAAAATAGACAAAGTAAACGAGATTGTAGAAACTAACAG GCCTGATAGCAAGAATTGGCAGTACCAAGAAACCATCAAGAAAGGAGATTTGCTGCTAAACAGAATTCAGAAACTTTCCCGAGTAattaatatgtaa